The following is a genomic window from Candidatus Nezhaarchaeota archaeon.
CTCTACATTCCTTAGCTGCTCCTTAAGCTTGAAGGCAGCTTGTTCACTCACTATCCATCTTTCACCATCAATCACTGCTTCAACATAGCTTGCTCTGGGGTTTATCCACACGTTTGTGGCTCCAAATATTGTCTCAGGTCTAAATGTTGCCGCAAGTAGGTACTTGTCTTCACACCTAAACTTCACTAATACGTAGAGTTCTGGTGAAACGCCTTCGCCTTCAAGCCTATCATGGTCACCAGTCGGGCTTTGACAATTGGGGCACCACACCACTGGGTGGGTCCCCTTAACAATGTAACCTAGCTTTCTAAGCCTATTGAACTGCCAAGTTACAAACTTGGAGAAGGCGGGATGGTGACTTGTCGTATGAAACTCTCTTCTCCAGTCCACTGAGAAGCCCATGCTCATTGCTATCTTCTTATTCTCCCTCATGTAGTAGGTCGCCATGTAGACTGGGTTTGCGAAGTTCCTGATCTCTTCATCGGGAATTCCATCTATAGCCTTTAGTGTTCTTATTAACTTCTCATCGCCCTTCCTTATTCTTTCAGCTGCTCCAAGTATTGGCTCTCCAGTCCAGTGCCATGCGAATGGGAATAGGACGTTATAGCCCTGCATCCTCTTGAACCTTGCATAGACATCTAGCCTAGTTGCCGAGAACCCATGACCAACATGGAGGCTTCCATTGACATACGGGAATGGGAAGGTTATGAAGATCTTAGGTTTTCCAGGTTGAGGGTCGGCCTCGAACACACCTTCATTAAACCACCTGTTCTTCCACTTATCCTCTATACCCCTCCAGTCGATCTCCATCATTAACGACCTCTCATTAGATGAGAGAGCGGCAGCCTGGACTCTAAGCTTTACTTGATACCTGCACGTCTAGCACGAGTAGTGGTGGAGAGTATAAGTTAAAGTATTTAGCTCTCTCCTTGCCCACTGCTCTTATTTTTCTAGCTAAGTCTAGTAGGTTTATTGCAAAAAGGGTTTGCTTAATCGGTAATGTGACTTCCCCCTTCTCAATTATGTATCCATGTGTCACCATAGCTGAAAAATCTCCAGTGGCTATGTTTGGTATGTCATGGGTATCTAGTATCAGTAGCCCGTTATCGACTTCTTGAATCATTTCCTGCAAACTCCAGTTTCCAGCCTCAACTACTACATTAGAAGGGGCAATAACAACTTGACCCCTGAAGTCTAAGTCACCACCGCTTCTAGTAGCATTACCGGTGCTCTCAACACCAGCTTTTCCGGCTGTGTAAGAGTTGTGGAGAAGACCCTTCACGACGCCGTGTTCAATTAAAACATGTCTTTGCCTCGGTGCACCCTCAACATCGAATTTACCTGTCAGCGGCCCCCCTTCAATCAATCCATCACTCAATATTGTTAGCTCATCAGGCCCTATGTTAGCATTAAGTCTTCGCGATAAGTAACTTCTACCTCTCTGAATAAGGTCTGCATTCAATGCTTTAACCACGCCTTCAACTATAATGGCCGATAAGGATTTTTCAGCGAATATTACTGGTACCTTCATTGTTTTGTAGCACTTAGCATTTAGCCCCTTAACAGCTTCTTCAGCTGCTCTCATCACAATCCTCTCAGGGTCTAAATCGCTAAGGTATCTAACAACGTCCCCTTCATAGCCTGAAGACAGGTTCACGCCCTCCTTGGCTGTTATGTAGGCTATCAAGTATAGAAGGGTGCCGTCCTCTATCCCTTCAACGCCATTAGAGTTCACTATAATTCGCCTAAAGACTAAAGATTCTACCGTTATGTTGATGGAGTACACTTTATCTAATTCGGCTTGTTTTGCTAGCGAAATACATAAGTCTATTAGCTCTTCAGGTGTGAGGGATGCTATCCTGCCATCATAAGTCCTTTCTGGGCGTGTGTAGGAGGATGGCCTTGGTAAGTCCTTGAAATCTGGATCAGGATTGCCTGCCTTAGCTGCTTCAACCGCTTTTTTGGCTGTGCCGTCTATATCAATATCCAGGCTTGTTGCATAGGAGTAGCCCGTTGATCCCTTCGATATGGCCCTTACTCCCACACCAACATCGTGCACCATCTTAACTGACTTGATGTTCCTTTTTTCAAGCTCGACCTTGAGGATATTTAAATCCACTCCATAAGCTTCAGATACATCTGCACCTAGTTTTAAGGATCTATCGGTGAGCTTTGTGCAGATATCTAGCAGCTCCACTATGCCATCCCTCCAACTAGGATGTCTTTAACTTTTACATGTGGAGCTCCTGTCGTTACCCTTACTAGCTGATCTTCCTTACCACAAAAACCTGGCTTAAAGGTTAAATCGCTTGCAACCGCATCGACATTCGTTAAGACATCAAGCGTGTAGCCTGAAAGTGCTGCGTCTCTGCAAAGCTGTTTAGGCTTGCCATTCTCTACTAAGTATAACTTCGAGCATTTAAAGACAAACTCACCTTTCGCCGGGTCGACGTAGCCATAGTTACTACCCTTAGCATAAATCCCTCTCTTTAAATCTTCAAATAACTCTTCAACATTCCAATCGCCCTTATCTATGAAGGTGTTCGTCATCCTAACCAAGGGGATATGAGTATAGCCTTGAGCTCTAGCATTGCCCGTTTGTTTCACTTTCATTCTTGATGAGGTCTCTAAGTTGTGTAGGAAGGACTTGAGTACACCATTTTCCACTATAGTAGTTCCATTACCACTTACTCCTTCACTATCTAGCGGTGTGTAGCCGAAGAGCCCTCTTATTGATGGGTCGTCCTTAACCGTAACTACTGGTGACCCGACTCTTCTTCCTAACATGCCTTCAAGGATTGAGCCGCCTAGGAGAACGATATCTGCTTCGCAAGCGTGTCCAAAGGCTTCATGAATGAAGACACCTGCAATCTCTGGATCTAGGATGCATGAGTACCTTCCTGCAGGTGGACTCTTTGCAGCTAGAAGCTCCAAGGCTTCCCGAGCTGCTTCTCTAGCTAGCTCAAGTGGGTTTCGTGACTTTAGAATTTCGATGCCTCCTGTTCCTCCATGGCTTTCACGTCCCCTTTGGACAATGCCAGCTTCACTTGCATATGCCACCGCAGCAATGATTATTGCTGGTACTGATTGCTTGGATTTAGAGCCTAGAGTATTGACTACGTAGGTTTCTTCATTGATCTCTGAGTACGTGACGTTGGTGCTCTTGATCCTATCGCTAAGAGATTTCATCTCAACCTCCATGTCGGTGCACATCTTAAGCTTCTCTTCAACACTCATATCGTGTAATGGCTTGAGAGGGTTGATCATGAATATTGACCTTACTGGGGCACAACTTATCTCCACCGCTCTTTCTCTGGTTCTTTCACCAATGCTTTTTGCTAACTTGTAAGCCCGAAGGCACGATTTTTCAACTTCGCTTGGCGTTAATAACGATGTTGAAGTGAAACCCCAGCCGCCACTAACGAGGCACCTCAATGCTAGTCCTCTCTCACTTATGGAGTTCAATTCCTTTACTCTTCCATCAGCAATCTCAATCCTTAAGCCTTTTAATTCCACGAACCTTACATCGGCAAAGTCAACTTTCAATTTTAAGAAAGTGTCTAGAGCGATCTCAACTAAATCCTCATGGAGTGGCTGCATTCATGAGCCCCCTAATTAACGATAACTATTAAATGTGGAGTATGTGTAACACCACATCTTTGATGTGTACTCACTTAAAAGTCATTATTAAGTAGTGTTTAAGATTTTATTGTCATTTAAACGCTTTAATGAGCATCTAAATGCTTGTTAGCAAATCTGCCACGTCTCGATGATGCTTTTGAAATGAGCACTTCCAGGAATTTTATCCTTTCATCGAGGACCGTCTTTAATCTCTCTTTCACAGCATCTTTAGTAACTGTAGTTCTGAGCTTGTTTAATTCTCGAGAGAGAAATGTGTCACCTATGTTGTGCAGCCACCTCGATAAGCTACTAGTTCTAATGCATCGGTAGAGATCCTCATCCTTGACCCTCTCCACTATTTCTCGAAGTTCACTAAGATTCCTAACCTCCACTTCAGAGGTATCCATCTTTAACTTTAGAGGCTGCCCGTCACCTCTAAGCACCTCAAGAGCATTCATAGGATCTACCAAACGCTCTGCGAGCATCTTTCCTTTTTCTGTTAGTTCATACTCTCCTGTTAATACTCTGTTCACAAGGCCGAGCCTAATGAGCTTGTTCATGCAATTATAAAACTTAGTTCTTTTAAAGTTAACTGCTAACATGATGGACCTTGTATCTAACTTGCTTTGAGCACTCATAGCTTTAAGTAGTAAAATATCGTCACAATCTAATTCTTCAAGCAATAAGGGTCCCTCTGAATAATTCTATGATGCCAACTTCACATTTAAAAAATTTCTAAGTTATGACCCTCAAGACTTGGAGTATTGCTAAAATATGTTATGAAATGTGATGTGATTAATTAGAGCTCGTCGACATTGCATAGTAAATGAGAGTTCGAGGATCCACCTTTAAATACTTAATCACTTAATAAAACTAAGTTTAAATCATTTAACGTTTGTAGATACATATATAGAACATTTAAATATTTGTTAGATGGGTATGTGTGCTAAGCACTAAAGCCCGGTGGTGTAGCGGCCAAGCATGGCGGGCTCTGGCCCCGTCGACGGGAGTTCGAATCTCCCCCGGGCTACCATAAACAGCCATCTCTAACCTATTCTCATAAGCTATATTTTAGACTGTTTTTCACAAGGTTCAATAGATATCAAGTCTCACGTTTGAAGGTGAAGGTATCATTGTAAACCAGCTCCTTTAATGTTTCACAAAATCTTCATACTACCTCCAGCCTTACTTTTTCCTTTCATGTAATTGAACAACCCTTCTTAAGAAGGAGCGCACCTCTTTGACTTTGGCCTGGCTCCACCTATCATTATATGTATGATGAAGGATACACTTTAAACTCACGTTTAATCCATATTCTTGGTTAATCCTCATTAGTAGCGTGTCAATTAAGATCCTTGTCCCCACACCAAAGATCTCCTTTAAAGCATTAAAGACAGCTTCAGGATTATCCCAAAGCATCTCGAATGGATCACAACCCAATTCCTTGCGTAAGAGGAACAATATCGCCTCGCTAGCTGACTCTCCGAAGGAGGAGCAAAGAAGGTTCTTGAAGATAGAGCGAGAAGTCCTAATGACAAAGTTCTTTTCTATAATGCTCACCATGTCCATGAAATCACCTTAATGCACCTATTAAAGTTCAGCATGCTCAATGCACCTCGTTTAAATTAAAGATCCGCTTTCTATCATTTTTGCTTTTAAATGCAAATTTATATCTTTCCTTTTTAAAAAATTTGTCAATAATAGCAAAAAAGTTAAATTATAGAATGAGCTACACAATAGAGGGAGTGGTTATGCTAAAGAAGAGTATGGCCGGCAGCATTGTAGCTTTTGCTATTCTTCTTGCAGCGATTCTCCTAAGCTCTGCCTCAGTAGTACTAGCAAGTGAGCCATCGATCATGGTGACTGTACGAGCACAGGCCAAAGGCAATGATATCGTAGTTAGCGGTAAAGTGTTCCTATCTGGTGTGGAAGGTAAAATAGCCACAGTCCATATTGAAATTGTAGTAGAGAGACCTGATGGTAGCTTTGAAAGAGCGACATTTAAGGTTAGTGCGCCGATTAGTGATAGTGGCGTCACAAAACTTCCATACGAGTACGTATTTAGTGATTGCATTAATGAGGGTGGGTTCTACAAGGTTAAGGTCATAGCCAAATACAAGAAATTGACGGATGAGGCGACCTTTGGGTTCGATCCACCAACTGGCGGAACCCCTGGAATACCTTTCTAACATCGCTCTTTTCTTTTTACTCAATAAGGTAAGCAGGAGGCTACAAGCGGGGCAATGATATGGTTGAAGTAGACGTAGCGGCTTTGAAAATTCTTTCTATATTAGGGAGAAAGCCGAAGGCCTCGTTAAGATCTTTAAGCAAAGAGATAGGTCTCTCTCCAACTTTACTGAGAAGAAAGATTGAAAAAATGTTATCTGACAAAGTGTTCTATGGCATTTCTGCCAGAATAAACCCTTTTGCCTTAGGCTTAGAGATAGTGTTGACTTTTGTTGAAGTTCCTCCCGAGAAGTTATTGTTGTTTGAGAAGGTCTGTGACCTACATCCTTACACCCACTATAGGGTGAGATGTTTTGGCCCCATTAATGGAATGTTTGTGGCCTTTCAAATCCCTATTGGCACAACATATTTACTTACAAACCTCTTTGAGGAACTCTTAAAGAGAGGTCTAATTGAGAAGTGGGTTTTAGAGAAGCCTACCTCTTTTCCTATAAGTTGTGAAGCTGATTACTCATTCTATGAGCCGGGTGTTGGGTGGAGGTTTAATTGGAGGTCATGGGCTGAAAACATAAATAGTCTTGAGCCGTTTGAGCCTAAAAAAGAAAGGAATGTTCTAGGTTTGCTCAGTAGAGTTGATATGCAAATATTGAGAGAGCTCTCTAAGAATATCTTGAGGAAAAGAGGTGAGATAGCTAAGGCTGTAGGTATTGAATTGTACCAGTTAAATAGAAGGTGGAGAAGGCTTGAAGATTTAGGCGTCATCGAGGGTTATAGAGTTCTTGTTGGAACTCATCTCCTACACGTGACGTCTTATGTACTCTTTAAGTGTAAAAGCTCTACAGGAGAGGCCATGAAACTTGCTTCTGCGGTGAGGAGATTACCTTATCAAAGCATCTTCTTCTTCACGCCCAATGGTTTTATCCTATACATTATGATGACGTCGTCCGATTATCCTTTCTTGGCATCTGTGCTACGGAAGTATTGTGAAAAGATGGAGGTTTATTGGTGTGACTATCATTCAAGTTTGAGGTACTACTTCTATGATGGAGCCTTTTCAAATGGTTCGTGGAGAAGTGACGTGGACTTCATGGTTAATTACATCCTAAGAGGCATTAAGGAAGAAGTGGGGTTATAATTGGAGTTATCGCCGCTAAAGCTCTTGAGAGTCTGGGAGAGGACTATGTTTACTTAGTTTTACATGGAATCTGAAGTGTATTGCGCATGGTTGAAGGGTTTGTTTTGGTTAAAGTCATGTTGTGAGTATTATCGTTTGATGATATGTTCAGCCCCAGACTCTCGACTCTCTAAGATATTGTTTAAGAGTTTAAGGAAGCTGTGGTTAATGTCCTTGTCTCCTACAATTTTTAGACCTTGAATCACCAGGCATTGACGCACATCGCTAATCTCGTAAATTTCGGAGTAACTCTTTAATTTTTTATTCTCGAGTCACTATGATATATCATGGCTGTAAGCATAATTCCAACATCTGCTTCGTGCTACTTTAGCGTCTCAAGAAATGGTGAGTTCAATCAGTTCTTGGTGTACGATTATTATGACCCTGCGGGTTACTACGCTAGACTCCTTCATAAGCCGAGGAAGTGCAAGACTGAGATAAGGACTCTATGTCTAAACATGCAGAGCTTCCTTGATCAAGAGGAGGTTAAGGTTAATGGTGTGAGGGTATATCCGAAGGTTCTGACGGCTTATATTGGACACAGAGGCTTTATGGACTCACCGTATGTAGCTTGGGTCATAGCGTTCAAGGGTAAGCTGAGGAAAGGTCTAAACGTATTTGAGAACACCACAGAACAAGAAAAAGCTGAATATGACTTTGAGATAGTTTGGCAATTCCCGGTAAGGAGCAGTATCACGAATGTGAAGATCTCAACAGAGAGTCAAGTTGTAGGTAAGAATACTTTAATCGTGTGGGCTAGGAAGGGGGAATTAGTTGGAGGATATGAAAGGATAGAGTTCATGTTGTATTAAATTGAGCGTCCTGCTTCATCGTCTTGGCAGTTACAGGCTACGGGGTAGAGCATGGTAACAATGGTGTGTTCAGACCTTGCTGATTCTAACAGTAATCAGCTTTGCGAGCTGTGGCCGTGAGTAAAACTTTCTGCTCTGAGATCTTACTTTATGCTATGGGGTCTCAGGCTTGAATATGTTAGATGTTGTAGGCTTTGGATCTCTATGCATTGACTTTACCTTCTTAGTCGAGAAGCTTCCAAGGAAGGGCTTTAGTAGCTTAGCTACTGCCAGTTCCATTGGCTGTGGTGGAATAATAGGGAACTTCCTTGTTGGGTGTTCTAGGCTTGGACTTAAATGTGGCGTCATAGGCATTATCGGCGAGGATAGCTGTGGAAGAATGTTGCTAGACTGTCTAACTAAAGCTGGTATTGACACATCGATGCTCATCATTGATACGAGCGGTCCCACAGCTAAAGTGATTTGCATGGTTGATAAGAGTGGAGAGAGGACGTTTATTGTTGATCCAGGCGTGCAAGCTAGGGCAAAAGTGCTTACTGGTGTTGAGGATTATGTATCTAGGTGTAGGGCTTTTCATACTGATTGCCTTGAAGTCAACCTCGCCATTAAGCTTCTAAAGGCTGCAAGGTCAAATGGTGCTATCACTAGCATTGATGTTAGTGCATTAGTCGAGCATGCGCTTCATGGAGTTAATGAGAGGTGGATATGTGATGTTCTCAGAAGCTGCGACGTAGCCTTCATTGCAGAGGCTAATGCCAAGAAGCTATTCCCAGGTTTAAGGCCTATCGAGGTACTCAATAGTATGCTCCAGCATGGAGTTAAGATCGCCGTATTAACACTAGGTGAAAGGGGGTGCATCGTTGCTGAGGGAGATAAGCTTATGAGGGTTAAGGCGTTTGAAGTTGATGTTGTTGATACAACAGGTGCTGGGGATAGCTTTGAAGCTGGCTTTATAAGTTCCCTCTTAAGGGGGTTTAGCTCCAAGGATGCTGCTATAGTTGGTTGTGCGGTTGCTGCATTAAAGTGCACAAAGCTTGGTGCTCAAGCTGGGCTACCAACTTTAAAGGATTTAATAAACTTCTTGGCTGAGAGAGGCTTTGAGCGTATAGCTTCTCTTCTAACTAGTTTTCTCTAAGAAGTTCTTCAGTTTGCCCTCAAATATCTTGTAGGTTTCATCATCATAAAGGCAGACTATAACCTCGTTAAGCTTAGTTTCCCCCTTAAGATAGTTAATTATCGTCTTTAGCATGATGTCAGCACACCTGTCCTTTGGAAAGCCGAAGACTCCCGTTGATATTGCTGGGAAGGCTATGGACTTTAAGCCCCTTTCTTCAGCCCTCTTGAGACTATTTAGTGTGGCACTTATGAGTTTGTTCTCTTCGTCTCCTTCACCGTATTTAGGGCCCACAGCATGTATGACGTACTTTGCCTTAAGTCTACCAGCCACTGTTACAACAGCTTCACCAACTGGGCAGTATCCTATTCTATCGCATTCCTCTTGTATTATCCAGCCACCTCTCCTCAGTATAGCGCCTGCAACACCTCCTCCAAGCCTTAGCCTCTCATTAGCAGCATTAACTATCGCATCGACTTCGATGTCCGTTATATCTCCCTTAGCTAACTTTAACTTCTTCCCACTAACGTTGACCTCATACAGAGTTTCCACCACGAATTCTTCACCACCTCATATGATCGCAAGTTTATTGATAAACTTTATATGACGTGGCCGTTGGATTTGGGCCCTAGATCGATTTCAGTGCATTCTTTAAGTCTTCTATCAAGTCGAATGGATCCTCAGCCCCTATCGACAATCTGATCATGTTATCTGTTAATCCTATATTCTTCTTGTAGCTTTCATCCATGGCTCCGTGAGTCATCGAGTATGGGTGGCAGGCCAAGGATTCTAATCCACCGAGACTGACTGCTACCGTGAATAGCTTTAAGTTCTTTAAGAAGTTAAGCGCTTCGTTAACTCCTCCCTTTATCTTCAACGTCACTATGCAACCAGGACCCCTCATCTGCTTTAGGATTGTCTTAGTGTAAGGATATGACGAGAGGCTGGGATATATTACCTCTTCGATCTTGGGGTTATTGGCAAGAGTCTCCGCTATTATTGATGCATTATCGCACTGCTTCTTAACTCTAAGGTGGAGCGTTCTTAGACCCCTTAATGTTAACCAAGCATCTATAGAGCTCATGATAGAGCCGAGCGTGGCCCTCGTAGGTGACAGCCTTGATGCTAATTCCTCATCATTCAGTGCTACTAGACCCCCCACGACATCACTATGACCGTTTATAAGCTTTGTAGAACTGTGGATAACAACATCAGCTCCATGCTTGAGTGGTTGTTGAAGGATTGGGGTTGCAAACGTGTTATCGACGATTGCAATGGCATCATTTTCGTGAGCCACTTCAGATATCTCGGCTATATCTATTGCTTTAAGTTGAGGATTTGTGGGGGTCTCAAAGAAGAATACCTTAGCCCCCTTAAAGATGCTTCTTGGAACTTTATTTAATTTAGTCATGTCGATTGTTACCACCTCATAACCTAACTTTGGTAGTACGCTTTTCAGTAGTCTATATGTCCCCCCATACATGTCTTCCTCAGCTACTATCTTGCAGGGACCCATTGACAGCAGAGTTGTTGCTATTGCAGCCATTCCAGATGAGAAAGCGAAACCGTACTTAGCGCCTTCTAGGTAGGCGATAGCCTTCTCCAAGATCGTGGATGTAGGGTTTGAGGCGCGAGCATACACAAACCTTCCAGGAGTCTTGGGGTCCTTATAGGGAAAGGTAGTTGAGGTTACTATCGGTGGAACGACCCCATCCACATCATTAGGTTCCCAGAAACCTTTTGCTAGTAGGGTCTCTATTCTCACGCTATCATAAATCAATATTCGATGCCCCTCCTAGCCTCAATGCCTTGTCGGTATGGATGCTTTATATCTTTCATCTCTGTCACTAGATCCGCTACATCAATGAATCGTCTTGGTGCTCTACGCCCTGTTAGTACGACAACTGTCTCCTCAGGTATGTTTTCCAGCAGCTTTAACACATCCTCAATCTCCACGAGACCTATGGCTGCGGCTAAATTTATTTCGTCTAATACTAAGACTCTTGGCCTTCTCTTTAAGGCCTCTTTGGCGAACTCGAGGCCCTCCTTCGCTAGCTCATAGTCTATTGGTTCGGGCTTCTCTAGGCTTATGAACGTGGGCCTGCCGAACTGGTAAATTTCATATTCAGGTTGAAGTCTTTCTCTTATCTTGTACTCACCTATGTCCTTTCTGCCCTTCATGAACTGTATTATGATTGCTTTGTATCCATGACCCACAGCTCTCAATGCTAAGCCGAAAGCAGT
Proteins encoded in this region:
- a CDS encoding cob(I)yrinic acid a,c-diamide adenosyltransferase, whose amino-acid sequence is MKRGYIHLYTGDGEGKTLTAFGLALRAVGHGYKAIIIQFMKGRKDIGEYKIRERLQPEYEIYQFGRPTFISLEKPEPIDYELAKEGLEFAKEALKRRPRVLVLDEINLAAAIGLVEIEDVLKLLENIPEETVVVLTGRRAPRRFIDVADLVTEMKDIKHPYRQGIEARRGIEY
- a CDS encoding aminotransferase class I/II-fold pyridoxal phosphate-dependent enzyme yields the protein MIYDSVRIETLLAKGFWEPNDVDGVVPPIVTSTTFPYKDPKTPGRFVYARASNPTSTILEKAIAYLEGAKYGFAFSSGMAAIATTLLSMGPCKIVAEEDMYGGTYRLLKSVLPKLGYEVVTIDMTKLNKVPRSIFKGAKVFFFETPTNPQLKAIDIAEISEVAHENDAIAIVDNTFATPILQQPLKHGADVVIHSSTKLINGHSDVVGGLVALNDEELASRLSPTRATLGSIMSSIDAWLTLRGLRTLHLRVKKQCDNASIIAETLANNPKIEEVIYPSLSSYPYTKTILKQMRGPGCIVTLKIKGGVNEALNFLKNLKLFTVAVSLGGLESLACHPYSMTHGAMDESYKKNIGLTDNMIRLSIGAEDPFDLIEDLKNALKSI
- a CDS encoding macro domain-containing protein, producing METLYEVNVSGKKLKLAKGDITDIEVDAIVNAANERLRLGGGVAGAILRRGGWIIQEECDRIGYCPVGEAVVTVAGRLKAKYVIHAVGPKYGEGDEENKLISATLNSLKRAEERGLKSIAFPAISTGVFGFPKDRCADIMLKTIINYLKGETKLNEVIVCLYDDETYKIFEGKLKNFLEKTS
- a CDS encoding TldD/PmbA family protein is translated as MELLDICTKLTDRSLKLGADVSEAYGVDLNILKVELEKRNIKSVKMVHDVGVGVRAISKGSTGYSYATSLDIDIDGTAKKAVEAAKAGNPDPDFKDLPRPSSYTRPERTYDGRIASLTPEELIDLCISLAKQAELDKVYSINITVESLVFRRIIVNSNGVEGIEDGTLLYLIAYITAKEGVNLSSGYEGDVVRYLSDLDPERIVMRAAEEAVKGLNAKCYKTMKVPVIFAEKSLSAIIVEGVVKALNADLIQRGRSYLSRRLNANIGPDELTILSDGLIEGGPLTGKFDVEGAPRQRHVLIEHGVVKGLLHNSYTAGKAGVESTGNATRSGGDLDFRGQVVIAPSNVVVEAGNWSLQEMIQEVDNGLLILDTHDIPNIATGDFSAMVTHGYIIEKGEVTLPIKQTLFAINLLDLARKIRAVGKERAKYFNLYSPPLLVLDVQVSSKA
- a CDS encoding winged helix-turn-helix transcriptional regulator, producing MVEVDVAALKILSILGRKPKASLRSLSKEIGLSPTLLRRKIEKMLSDKVFYGISARINPFALGLEIVLTFVEVPPEKLLLFEKVCDLHPYTHYRVRCFGPINGMFVAFQIPIGTTYLLTNLFEELLKRGLIEKWVLEKPTSFPISCEADYSFYEPGVGWRFNWRSWAENINSLEPFEPKKERNVLGLLSRVDMQILRELSKNILRKRGEIAKAVGIELYQLNRRWRRLEDLGVIEGYRVLVGTHLLHVTSYVLFKCKSSTGEAMKLASAVRRLPYQSIFFFTPNGFILYIMMTSSDYPFLASVLRKYCEKMEVYWCDYHSSLRYYFYDGAFSNGSWRSDVDFMVNYILRGIKEEVGL
- a CDS encoding carbohydrate kinase family protein: MLDVVGFGSLCIDFTFLVEKLPRKGFSSLATASSIGCGGIIGNFLVGCSRLGLKCGVIGIIGEDSCGRMLLDCLTKAGIDTSMLIIDTSGPTAKVICMVDKSGERTFIVDPGVQARAKVLTGVEDYVSRCRAFHTDCLEVNLAIKLLKAARSNGAITSIDVSALVEHALHGVNERWICDVLRSCDVAFIAEANAKKLFPGLRPIEVLNSMLQHGVKIAVLTLGERGCIVAEGDKLMRVKAFEVDVVDTTGAGDSFEAGFISSLLRGFSSKDAAIVGCAVAALKCTKLGAQAGLPTLKDLINFLAERGFERIASLLTSFL
- a CDS encoding TldD/PmbA family protein; translation: MQPLHEDLVEIALDTFLKLKVDFADVRFVELKGLRIEIADGRVKELNSISERGLALRCLVSGGWGFTSTSLLTPSEVEKSCLRAYKLAKSIGERTRERAVEISCAPVRSIFMINPLKPLHDMSVEEKLKMCTDMEVEMKSLSDRIKSTNVTYSEINEETYVVNTLGSKSKQSVPAIIIAAVAYASEAGIVQRGRESHGGTGGIEILKSRNPLELAREAAREALELLAAKSPPAGRYSCILDPEIAGVFIHEAFGHACEADIVLLGGSILEGMLGRRVGSPVVTVKDDPSIRGLFGYTPLDSEGVSGNGTTIVENGVLKSFLHNLETSSRMKVKQTGNARAQGYTHIPLVRMTNTFIDKGDWNVEELFEDLKRGIYAKGSNYGYVDPAKGEFVFKCSKLYLVENGKPKQLCRDAALSGYTLDVLTNVDAVASDLTFKPGFCGKEDQLVRVTTGAPHVKVKDILVGGMA